One genomic window of Octopus bimaculoides isolate UCB-OBI-ISO-001 chromosome 2, ASM119413v2, whole genome shotgun sequence includes the following:
- the LOC106879467 gene encoding inward rectifier potassium channel 2 isoform X1, producing the protein MAKCPLQITDDNWIGFHQKTCENMEEDVSSEWSRSGSLEMRNFLRPGKQFRLVSRGGHVNIKQTGISKRNQKFLSDFFTTLIDVKWRWNLLIFVVSFISSWLLFASYFYVLAHLHGDFEDDNPENWVPCIESVHSFTTAYLFSIETMTTIGYGSRYVSEECPGAVLGVLFESILGAAMQAAFCGLVIAKVKRGKKRSCTILFSKVACIMEEDLQYKFVFRVGDMRKSHLITASARGLFIKKSFSKSGNNIPVEYFNVNFKAEDGHNNLFLVWPTNVYHEIDEKSPFYNISRDSLRHENFEIIVMLQAVVSTTGRTVQAKTSYLPWDIIWGHRLEPLTTSIDINGSHIVDFTHFDTTYPVPTPWCSAQTFNYIIKSGRYTPELLLNRDDMGELIKETESTSAKKTYTLFGSIPDLTHRNWM; encoded by the coding sequence AAGACGTATCAAGTGAGTGGAGCAGAAGTGGCTCGCTCGAGATGCGCAATTTCCTTCGACCAGGTAAACAATTCCGATTAGTCAGTCGAGGTGGTCATGTAAACATCAAGCAAACCGGAATTAGCAAACGCAACCAGAAATTTCTGTCAGATTTCTTCACAACACTCATTGATGTCAAGTGGCGATGGAACCTTTTAATATTTGTGGTGTCATTTATTTCATCCTGGTTACTTTTTGCTAGTTACTTCTATGTTTTGGCTCATTTACATGGAGACTTTGAAGACGACAATCCAGAAAATTGGGTGCCATGCATAGAAAGTGTCCACTCTTTTACAACTGCTTACTTATTCTCAATTGAAACTATGACAACAATTGGATATGGCTCACGTTATGTATCAGAAGAATGTCCAGGTGCAGTTCTTGGAGTACTTTTTGAATCTATTCTTGGAGCAGCTATGCAAGCAGCATTCTGTGGTTTGGTCATAGCAAAAGTGAAACGTGGTAAAAAGCGTTCTTGCACAATATTGTTCAGTAAGGTAGCTTGTATCATGGAAGAAGATTTGCAATACAAGTTTGTATTTCGTGTGGGTGATATGCGGAAATCTCATCTGATCACTGCCAGTGCTCGaggtttatttattaaaaaaagtttttcaaAATCTGGCAATAATATTCCAGTAGAATATTTCAATGTGAATTTCAAAGCTGAAGATGGGCACAACAATTTATTTTTGGTCTGGCCGACCAACGTTTACCATGAAATTGATGAAAAATCACCGTTTTATAATATTTCACGGGATAGTTTACGTCATgagaattttgaaataattgtgaTGTTACAGGCTGTAGTCTCAACAACTGGTCGAACTGTACAAGCAAAAACTTCTTACTTGCCTTGGGATATTATTTGGGGACATCGTCTAGAACCATTAACAACATCCATTGATATTAATGGTTCACACATTGTAGATTTTACTCACTTTGACACCACATATCCAGTTCCTACCCCTTGGTGTAGTGCTCAGACTTTCAATTACATCATAAAATCAGGTCGATATACACCAGAACTGCTGCTAAACAGAGACGATATGGGTGAACTGATCAAAGAAACTGAAAGCACCTCAGCCAAAAAGACATATACATTATTTGGATCTATACCTGATCTAACACATCGAAATTGGATGTAG
- the LOC106879467 gene encoding inward rectifier potassium channel 2 isoform X3: MENCPDKWRNVPCKSQMITEDVSSEWSRSGSLEMRNFLRPGKQFRLVSRGGHVNIKQTGISKRNQKFLSDFFTTLIDVKWRWNLLIFVVSFISSWLLFASYFYVLAHLHGDFEDDNPENWVPCIESVHSFTTAYLFSIETMTTIGYGSRYVSEECPGAVLGVLFESILGAAMQAAFCGLVIAKVKRGKKRSCTILFSKVACIMEEDLQYKFVFRVGDMRKSHLITASARGLFIKKSFSKSGNNIPVEYFNVNFKAEDGHNNLFLVWPTNVYHEIDEKSPFYNISRDSLRHENFEIIVMLQAVVSTTGRTVQAKTSYLPWDIIWGHRLEPLTTSIDINGSHIVDFTHFDTTYPVPTPWCSAQTFNYIIKSGRYTPELLLNRDDMGELIKETESTSAKKTYTLFGSIPDLTHRNWM; this comes from the coding sequence AAGACGTATCAAGTGAGTGGAGCAGAAGTGGCTCGCTCGAGATGCGCAATTTCCTTCGACCAGGTAAACAATTCCGATTAGTCAGTCGAGGTGGTCATGTAAACATCAAGCAAACCGGAATTAGCAAACGCAACCAGAAATTTCTGTCAGATTTCTTCACAACACTCATTGATGTCAAGTGGCGATGGAACCTTTTAATATTTGTGGTGTCATTTATTTCATCCTGGTTACTTTTTGCTAGTTACTTCTATGTTTTGGCTCATTTACATGGAGACTTTGAAGACGACAATCCAGAAAATTGGGTGCCATGCATAGAAAGTGTCCACTCTTTTACAACTGCTTACTTATTCTCAATTGAAACTATGACAACAATTGGATATGGCTCACGTTATGTATCAGAAGAATGTCCAGGTGCAGTTCTTGGAGTACTTTTTGAATCTATTCTTGGAGCAGCTATGCAAGCAGCATTCTGTGGTTTGGTCATAGCAAAAGTGAAACGTGGTAAAAAGCGTTCTTGCACAATATTGTTCAGTAAGGTAGCTTGTATCATGGAAGAAGATTTGCAATACAAGTTTGTATTTCGTGTGGGTGATATGCGGAAATCTCATCTGATCACTGCCAGTGCTCGaggtttatttattaaaaaaagtttttcaaAATCTGGCAATAATATTCCAGTAGAATATTTCAATGTGAATTTCAAAGCTGAAGATGGGCACAACAATTTATTTTTGGTCTGGCCGACCAACGTTTACCATGAAATTGATGAAAAATCACCGTTTTATAATATTTCACGGGATAGTTTACGTCATgagaattttgaaataattgtgaTGTTACAGGCTGTAGTCTCAACAACTGGTCGAACTGTACAAGCAAAAACTTCTTACTTGCCTTGGGATATTATTTGGGGACATCGTCTAGAACCATTAACAACATCCATTGATATTAATGGTTCACACATTGTAGATTTTACTCACTTTGACACCACATATCCAGTTCCTACCCCTTGGTGTAGTGCTCAGACTTTCAATTACATCATAAAATCAGGTCGATATACACCAGAACTGCTGCTAAACAGAGACGATATGGGTGAACTGATCAAAGAAACTGAAAGCACCTCAGCCAAAAAGACATATACATTATTTGGATCTATACCTGATCTAACACATCGAAATTGGATGTAG
- the LOC106879467 gene encoding inward rectifier potassium channel 2 isoform X5: MIGFHQKTCENMEEDVSSEWSRSGSLEMRNFLRPGKQFRLVSRGGHVNIKQTGISKRNQKFLSDFFTTLIDVKWRWNLLIFVVSFISSWLLFASYFYVLAHLHGDFEDDNPENWVPCIESVHSFTTAYLFSIETMTTIGYGSRYVSEECPGAVLGVLFESILGAAMQAAFCGLVIAKVKRGKKRSCTILFSKVACIMEEDLQYKFVFRVGDMRKSHLITASARGLFIKKSFSKSGNNIPVEYFNVNFKAEDGHNNLFLVWPTNVYHEIDEKSPFYNISRDSLRHENFEIIVMLQAVVSTTGRTVQAKTSYLPWDIIWGHRLEPLTTSIDINGSHIVDFTHFDTTYPVPTPWCSAQTFNYIIKSGRYTPELLLNRDDMGELIKETESTSAKKTYTLFGSIPDLTHRNWM, from the coding sequence AAGACGTATCAAGTGAGTGGAGCAGAAGTGGCTCGCTCGAGATGCGCAATTTCCTTCGACCAGGTAAACAATTCCGATTAGTCAGTCGAGGTGGTCATGTAAACATCAAGCAAACCGGAATTAGCAAACGCAACCAGAAATTTCTGTCAGATTTCTTCACAACACTCATTGATGTCAAGTGGCGATGGAACCTTTTAATATTTGTGGTGTCATTTATTTCATCCTGGTTACTTTTTGCTAGTTACTTCTATGTTTTGGCTCATTTACATGGAGACTTTGAAGACGACAATCCAGAAAATTGGGTGCCATGCATAGAAAGTGTCCACTCTTTTACAACTGCTTACTTATTCTCAATTGAAACTATGACAACAATTGGATATGGCTCACGTTATGTATCAGAAGAATGTCCAGGTGCAGTTCTTGGAGTACTTTTTGAATCTATTCTTGGAGCAGCTATGCAAGCAGCATTCTGTGGTTTGGTCATAGCAAAAGTGAAACGTGGTAAAAAGCGTTCTTGCACAATATTGTTCAGTAAGGTAGCTTGTATCATGGAAGAAGATTTGCAATACAAGTTTGTATTTCGTGTGGGTGATATGCGGAAATCTCATCTGATCACTGCCAGTGCTCGaggtttatttattaaaaaaagtttttcaaAATCTGGCAATAATATTCCAGTAGAATATTTCAATGTGAATTTCAAAGCTGAAGATGGGCACAACAATTTATTTTTGGTCTGGCCGACCAACGTTTACCATGAAATTGATGAAAAATCACCGTTTTATAATATTTCACGGGATAGTTTACGTCATgagaattttgaaataattgtgaTGTTACAGGCTGTAGTCTCAACAACTGGTCGAACTGTACAAGCAAAAACTTCTTACTTGCCTTGGGATATTATTTGGGGACATCGTCTAGAACCATTAACAACATCCATTGATATTAATGGTTCACACATTGTAGATTTTACTCACTTTGACACCACATATCCAGTTCCTACCCCTTGGTGTAGTGCTCAGACTTTCAATTACATCATAAAATCAGGTCGATATACACCAGAACTGCTGCTAAACAGAGACGATATGGGTGAACTGATCAAAGAAACTGAAAGCACCTCAGCCAAAAAGACATATACATTATTTGGATCTATACCTGATCTAACACATCGAAATTGGATGTAG
- the LOC106879467 gene encoding inward rectifier potassium channel 2 isoform X7, whose product MEEDVSSEWSRSGSLEMRNFLRPGKQFRLVSRGGHVNIKQTGISKRNQKFLSDFFTTLIDVKWRWNLLIFVVSFISSWLLFASYFYVLAHLHGDFEDDNPENWVPCIESVHSFTTAYLFSIETMTTIGYGSRYVSEECPGAVLGVLFESILGAAMQAAFCGLVIAKVKRGKKRSCTILFSKVACIMEEDLQYKFVFRVGDMRKSHLITASARGLFIKKSFSKSGNNIPVEYFNVNFKAEDGHNNLFLVWPTNVYHEIDEKSPFYNISRDSLRHENFEIIVMLQAVVSTTGRTVQAKTSYLPWDIIWGHRLEPLTTSIDINGSHIVDFTHFDTTYPVPTPWCSAQTFNYIIKSGRYTPELLLNRDDMGELIKETESTSAKKTYTLFGSIPDLTHRNWM is encoded by the coding sequence AAGACGTATCAAGTGAGTGGAGCAGAAGTGGCTCGCTCGAGATGCGCAATTTCCTTCGACCAGGTAAACAATTCCGATTAGTCAGTCGAGGTGGTCATGTAAACATCAAGCAAACCGGAATTAGCAAACGCAACCAGAAATTTCTGTCAGATTTCTTCACAACACTCATTGATGTCAAGTGGCGATGGAACCTTTTAATATTTGTGGTGTCATTTATTTCATCCTGGTTACTTTTTGCTAGTTACTTCTATGTTTTGGCTCATTTACATGGAGACTTTGAAGACGACAATCCAGAAAATTGGGTGCCATGCATAGAAAGTGTCCACTCTTTTACAACTGCTTACTTATTCTCAATTGAAACTATGACAACAATTGGATATGGCTCACGTTATGTATCAGAAGAATGTCCAGGTGCAGTTCTTGGAGTACTTTTTGAATCTATTCTTGGAGCAGCTATGCAAGCAGCATTCTGTGGTTTGGTCATAGCAAAAGTGAAACGTGGTAAAAAGCGTTCTTGCACAATATTGTTCAGTAAGGTAGCTTGTATCATGGAAGAAGATTTGCAATACAAGTTTGTATTTCGTGTGGGTGATATGCGGAAATCTCATCTGATCACTGCCAGTGCTCGaggtttatttattaaaaaaagtttttcaaAATCTGGCAATAATATTCCAGTAGAATATTTCAATGTGAATTTCAAAGCTGAAGATGGGCACAACAATTTATTTTTGGTCTGGCCGACCAACGTTTACCATGAAATTGATGAAAAATCACCGTTTTATAATATTTCACGGGATAGTTTACGTCATgagaattttgaaataattgtgaTGTTACAGGCTGTAGTCTCAACAACTGGTCGAACTGTACAAGCAAAAACTTCTTACTTGCCTTGGGATATTATTTGGGGACATCGTCTAGAACCATTAACAACATCCATTGATATTAATGGTTCACACATTGTAGATTTTACTCACTTTGACACCACATATCCAGTTCCTACCCCTTGGTGTAGTGCTCAGACTTTCAATTACATCATAAAATCAGGTCGATATACACCAGAACTGCTGCTAAACAGAGACGATATGGGTGAACTGATCAAAGAAACTGAAAGCACCTCAGCCAAAAAGACATATACATTATTTGGATCTATACCTGATCTAACACATCGAAATTGGATGTAG
- the LOC106879467 gene encoding inward rectifier potassium channel 2 isoform X4 has product MENCPDKWRNVPCKSQMITDVSSEWSRSGSLEMRNFLRPGKQFRLVSRGGHVNIKQTGISKRNQKFLSDFFTTLIDVKWRWNLLIFVVSFISSWLLFASYFYVLAHLHGDFEDDNPENWVPCIESVHSFTTAYLFSIETMTTIGYGSRYVSEECPGAVLGVLFESILGAAMQAAFCGLVIAKVKRGKKRSCTILFSKVACIMEEDLQYKFVFRVGDMRKSHLITASARGLFIKKSFSKSGNNIPVEYFNVNFKAEDGHNNLFLVWPTNVYHEIDEKSPFYNISRDSLRHENFEIIVMLQAVVSTTGRTVQAKTSYLPWDIIWGHRLEPLTTSIDINGSHIVDFTHFDTTYPVPTPWCSAQTFNYIIKSGRYTPELLLNRDDMGELIKETESTSAKKTYTLFGSIPDLTHRNWM; this is encoded by the coding sequence ACGTATCAAGTGAGTGGAGCAGAAGTGGCTCGCTCGAGATGCGCAATTTCCTTCGACCAGGTAAACAATTCCGATTAGTCAGTCGAGGTGGTCATGTAAACATCAAGCAAACCGGAATTAGCAAACGCAACCAGAAATTTCTGTCAGATTTCTTCACAACACTCATTGATGTCAAGTGGCGATGGAACCTTTTAATATTTGTGGTGTCATTTATTTCATCCTGGTTACTTTTTGCTAGTTACTTCTATGTTTTGGCTCATTTACATGGAGACTTTGAAGACGACAATCCAGAAAATTGGGTGCCATGCATAGAAAGTGTCCACTCTTTTACAACTGCTTACTTATTCTCAATTGAAACTATGACAACAATTGGATATGGCTCACGTTATGTATCAGAAGAATGTCCAGGTGCAGTTCTTGGAGTACTTTTTGAATCTATTCTTGGAGCAGCTATGCAAGCAGCATTCTGTGGTTTGGTCATAGCAAAAGTGAAACGTGGTAAAAAGCGTTCTTGCACAATATTGTTCAGTAAGGTAGCTTGTATCATGGAAGAAGATTTGCAATACAAGTTTGTATTTCGTGTGGGTGATATGCGGAAATCTCATCTGATCACTGCCAGTGCTCGaggtttatttattaaaaaaagtttttcaaAATCTGGCAATAATATTCCAGTAGAATATTTCAATGTGAATTTCAAAGCTGAAGATGGGCACAACAATTTATTTTTGGTCTGGCCGACCAACGTTTACCATGAAATTGATGAAAAATCACCGTTTTATAATATTTCACGGGATAGTTTACGTCATgagaattttgaaataattgtgaTGTTACAGGCTGTAGTCTCAACAACTGGTCGAACTGTACAAGCAAAAACTTCTTACTTGCCTTGGGATATTATTTGGGGACATCGTCTAGAACCATTAACAACATCCATTGATATTAATGGTTCACACATTGTAGATTTTACTCACTTTGACACCACATATCCAGTTCCTACCCCTTGGTGTAGTGCTCAGACTTTCAATTACATCATAAAATCAGGTCGATATACACCAGAACTGCTGCTAAACAGAGACGATATGGGTGAACTGATCAAAGAAACTGAAAGCACCTCAGCCAAAAAGACATATACATTATTTGGATCTATACCTGATCTAACACATCGAAATTGGATGTAG
- the LOC106879467 gene encoding inward rectifier potassium channel 2 isoform X2, with translation MAKCPLQITDDNWIGFHQKTCENMEDVSSEWSRSGSLEMRNFLRPGKQFRLVSRGGHVNIKQTGISKRNQKFLSDFFTTLIDVKWRWNLLIFVVSFISSWLLFASYFYVLAHLHGDFEDDNPENWVPCIESVHSFTTAYLFSIETMTTIGYGSRYVSEECPGAVLGVLFESILGAAMQAAFCGLVIAKVKRGKKRSCTILFSKVACIMEEDLQYKFVFRVGDMRKSHLITASARGLFIKKSFSKSGNNIPVEYFNVNFKAEDGHNNLFLVWPTNVYHEIDEKSPFYNISRDSLRHENFEIIVMLQAVVSTTGRTVQAKTSYLPWDIIWGHRLEPLTTSIDINGSHIVDFTHFDTTYPVPTPWCSAQTFNYIIKSGRYTPELLLNRDDMGELIKETESTSAKKTYTLFGSIPDLTHRNWM, from the coding sequence ACGTATCAAGTGAGTGGAGCAGAAGTGGCTCGCTCGAGATGCGCAATTTCCTTCGACCAGGTAAACAATTCCGATTAGTCAGTCGAGGTGGTCATGTAAACATCAAGCAAACCGGAATTAGCAAACGCAACCAGAAATTTCTGTCAGATTTCTTCACAACACTCATTGATGTCAAGTGGCGATGGAACCTTTTAATATTTGTGGTGTCATTTATTTCATCCTGGTTACTTTTTGCTAGTTACTTCTATGTTTTGGCTCATTTACATGGAGACTTTGAAGACGACAATCCAGAAAATTGGGTGCCATGCATAGAAAGTGTCCACTCTTTTACAACTGCTTACTTATTCTCAATTGAAACTATGACAACAATTGGATATGGCTCACGTTATGTATCAGAAGAATGTCCAGGTGCAGTTCTTGGAGTACTTTTTGAATCTATTCTTGGAGCAGCTATGCAAGCAGCATTCTGTGGTTTGGTCATAGCAAAAGTGAAACGTGGTAAAAAGCGTTCTTGCACAATATTGTTCAGTAAGGTAGCTTGTATCATGGAAGAAGATTTGCAATACAAGTTTGTATTTCGTGTGGGTGATATGCGGAAATCTCATCTGATCACTGCCAGTGCTCGaggtttatttattaaaaaaagtttttcaaAATCTGGCAATAATATTCCAGTAGAATATTTCAATGTGAATTTCAAAGCTGAAGATGGGCACAACAATTTATTTTTGGTCTGGCCGACCAACGTTTACCATGAAATTGATGAAAAATCACCGTTTTATAATATTTCACGGGATAGTTTACGTCATgagaattttgaaataattgtgaTGTTACAGGCTGTAGTCTCAACAACTGGTCGAACTGTACAAGCAAAAACTTCTTACTTGCCTTGGGATATTATTTGGGGACATCGTCTAGAACCATTAACAACATCCATTGATATTAATGGTTCACACATTGTAGATTTTACTCACTTTGACACCACATATCCAGTTCCTACCCCTTGGTGTAGTGCTCAGACTTTCAATTACATCATAAAATCAGGTCGATATACACCAGAACTGCTGCTAAACAGAGACGATATGGGTGAACTGATCAAAGAAACTGAAAGCACCTCAGCCAAAAAGACATATACATTATTTGGATCTATACCTGATCTAACACATCGAAATTGGATGTAG
- the LOC106879467 gene encoding inward rectifier potassium channel 2 isoform X6, producing MIGFHQKTCENMEDVSSEWSRSGSLEMRNFLRPGKQFRLVSRGGHVNIKQTGISKRNQKFLSDFFTTLIDVKWRWNLLIFVVSFISSWLLFASYFYVLAHLHGDFEDDNPENWVPCIESVHSFTTAYLFSIETMTTIGYGSRYVSEECPGAVLGVLFESILGAAMQAAFCGLVIAKVKRGKKRSCTILFSKVACIMEEDLQYKFVFRVGDMRKSHLITASARGLFIKKSFSKSGNNIPVEYFNVNFKAEDGHNNLFLVWPTNVYHEIDEKSPFYNISRDSLRHENFEIIVMLQAVVSTTGRTVQAKTSYLPWDIIWGHRLEPLTTSIDINGSHIVDFTHFDTTYPVPTPWCSAQTFNYIIKSGRYTPELLLNRDDMGELIKETESTSAKKTYTLFGSIPDLTHRNWM from the coding sequence ACGTATCAAGTGAGTGGAGCAGAAGTGGCTCGCTCGAGATGCGCAATTTCCTTCGACCAGGTAAACAATTCCGATTAGTCAGTCGAGGTGGTCATGTAAACATCAAGCAAACCGGAATTAGCAAACGCAACCAGAAATTTCTGTCAGATTTCTTCACAACACTCATTGATGTCAAGTGGCGATGGAACCTTTTAATATTTGTGGTGTCATTTATTTCATCCTGGTTACTTTTTGCTAGTTACTTCTATGTTTTGGCTCATTTACATGGAGACTTTGAAGACGACAATCCAGAAAATTGGGTGCCATGCATAGAAAGTGTCCACTCTTTTACAACTGCTTACTTATTCTCAATTGAAACTATGACAACAATTGGATATGGCTCACGTTATGTATCAGAAGAATGTCCAGGTGCAGTTCTTGGAGTACTTTTTGAATCTATTCTTGGAGCAGCTATGCAAGCAGCATTCTGTGGTTTGGTCATAGCAAAAGTGAAACGTGGTAAAAAGCGTTCTTGCACAATATTGTTCAGTAAGGTAGCTTGTATCATGGAAGAAGATTTGCAATACAAGTTTGTATTTCGTGTGGGTGATATGCGGAAATCTCATCTGATCACTGCCAGTGCTCGaggtttatttattaaaaaaagtttttcaaAATCTGGCAATAATATTCCAGTAGAATATTTCAATGTGAATTTCAAAGCTGAAGATGGGCACAACAATTTATTTTTGGTCTGGCCGACCAACGTTTACCATGAAATTGATGAAAAATCACCGTTTTATAATATTTCACGGGATAGTTTACGTCATgagaattttgaaataattgtgaTGTTACAGGCTGTAGTCTCAACAACTGGTCGAACTGTACAAGCAAAAACTTCTTACTTGCCTTGGGATATTATTTGGGGACATCGTCTAGAACCATTAACAACATCCATTGATATTAATGGTTCACACATTGTAGATTTTACTCACTTTGACACCACATATCCAGTTCCTACCCCTTGGTGTAGTGCTCAGACTTTCAATTACATCATAAAATCAGGTCGATATACACCAGAACTGCTGCTAAACAGAGACGATATGGGTGAACTGATCAAAGAAACTGAAAGCACCTCAGCCAAAAAGACATATACATTATTTGGATCTATACCTGATCTAACACATCGAAATTGGATGTAG
- the LOC106879467 gene encoding inward rectifier potassium channel 2 isoform X8 has translation MEDVSSEWSRSGSLEMRNFLRPGKQFRLVSRGGHVNIKQTGISKRNQKFLSDFFTTLIDVKWRWNLLIFVVSFISSWLLFASYFYVLAHLHGDFEDDNPENWVPCIESVHSFTTAYLFSIETMTTIGYGSRYVSEECPGAVLGVLFESILGAAMQAAFCGLVIAKVKRGKKRSCTILFSKVACIMEEDLQYKFVFRVGDMRKSHLITASARGLFIKKSFSKSGNNIPVEYFNVNFKAEDGHNNLFLVWPTNVYHEIDEKSPFYNISRDSLRHENFEIIVMLQAVVSTTGRTVQAKTSYLPWDIIWGHRLEPLTTSIDINGSHIVDFTHFDTTYPVPTPWCSAQTFNYIIKSGRYTPELLLNRDDMGELIKETESTSAKKTYTLFGSIPDLTHRNWM, from the coding sequence ACGTATCAAGTGAGTGGAGCAGAAGTGGCTCGCTCGAGATGCGCAATTTCCTTCGACCAGGTAAACAATTCCGATTAGTCAGTCGAGGTGGTCATGTAAACATCAAGCAAACCGGAATTAGCAAACGCAACCAGAAATTTCTGTCAGATTTCTTCACAACACTCATTGATGTCAAGTGGCGATGGAACCTTTTAATATTTGTGGTGTCATTTATTTCATCCTGGTTACTTTTTGCTAGTTACTTCTATGTTTTGGCTCATTTACATGGAGACTTTGAAGACGACAATCCAGAAAATTGGGTGCCATGCATAGAAAGTGTCCACTCTTTTACAACTGCTTACTTATTCTCAATTGAAACTATGACAACAATTGGATATGGCTCACGTTATGTATCAGAAGAATGTCCAGGTGCAGTTCTTGGAGTACTTTTTGAATCTATTCTTGGAGCAGCTATGCAAGCAGCATTCTGTGGTTTGGTCATAGCAAAAGTGAAACGTGGTAAAAAGCGTTCTTGCACAATATTGTTCAGTAAGGTAGCTTGTATCATGGAAGAAGATTTGCAATACAAGTTTGTATTTCGTGTGGGTGATATGCGGAAATCTCATCTGATCACTGCCAGTGCTCGaggtttatttattaaaaaaagtttttcaaAATCTGGCAATAATATTCCAGTAGAATATTTCAATGTGAATTTCAAAGCTGAAGATGGGCACAACAATTTATTTTTGGTCTGGCCGACCAACGTTTACCATGAAATTGATGAAAAATCACCGTTTTATAATATTTCACGGGATAGTTTACGTCATgagaattttgaaataattgtgaTGTTACAGGCTGTAGTCTCAACAACTGGTCGAACTGTACAAGCAAAAACTTCTTACTTGCCTTGGGATATTATTTGGGGACATCGTCTAGAACCATTAACAACATCCATTGATATTAATGGTTCACACATTGTAGATTTTACTCACTTTGACACCACATATCCAGTTCCTACCCCTTGGTGTAGTGCTCAGACTTTCAATTACATCATAAAATCAGGTCGATATACACCAGAACTGCTGCTAAACAGAGACGATATGGGTGAACTGATCAAAGAAACTGAAAGCACCTCAGCCAAAAAGACATATACATTATTTGGATCTATACCTGATCTAACACATCGAAATTGGATGTAG